In 'Nostoc azollae' 0708, the following are encoded in one genomic region:
- a CDS encoding rhodanese-related sulfurtransferase yields the protein MTPENILVVAALYKFVSLPDYIELQPPLLSFCQEQGIKGTILLAKEGINGTIAGSRQAIDAVLAFLRGDTRLADLEHKESYTDTPPFERMKVRLKREIVTLGILEVDPNEKVGTYVNPQEWNDLISDPQVIVIDTRNDYEVSIGTFKRAENPQTQIFRKFPEYVSKNLDPKKDKKVALFCTGGIRCEKASSYMMTQGFEEVYHLKGGILKYLEEVPSEESLWEGECFVFDERVTVRHGFEEGSYELCFCCGHPIAEDDKTLPKYEEGISCPHCFDSLTKEKRVRQQEKWKQYRLNKLTVNSKETDH from the coding sequence ATGACACCAGAAAATATTTTAGTTGTGGCAGCGCTGTATAAATTTGTCAGTTTACCCGACTATATCGAACTGCAACCACCCCTATTGTCTTTTTGTCAGGAACAAGGCATTAAGGGAACAATTTTACTAGCTAAGGAAGGCATTAACGGGACTATAGCTGGTTCTCGTCAAGCTATTGATGCGGTTTTAGCATTTCTGCGTGGTGATACTCGGTTAGCAGATTTAGAACATAAAGAATCTTACACAGACACACCACCATTTGAAAGAATGAAAGTGAGGCTAAAACGAGAAATAGTAACTTTGGGAATACTAGAAGTTGACCCAAATGAAAAAGTAGGAACTTATGTTAATCCTCAAGAATGGAATGATTTGATTTCTGACCCACAAGTGATCGTAATTGATACCCGCAATGATTATGAAGTAAGTATCGGCACTTTCAAAAGGGCAGAAAATCCCCAAACTCAAATATTCCGAAAATTCCCTGAATATGTAAGTAAAAATCTAGACCCTAAAAAGGACAAAAAAGTTGCCTTATTTTGTACTGGTGGCATTCGCTGCGAAAAAGCCTCATCTTATATGATGACTCAAGGCTTTGAAGAAGTTTATCACCTCAAAGGTGGCATTCTCAAATATTTAGAAGAAGTCCCCAGCGAAGAAAGTCTATGGGAAGGAGAATGCTTTGTATTTGATGAACGGGTTACAGTTCGTCATGGTTTCGAAGAGGGAAGTTATGAATTATGCTTCTGTTGTGGTCATCCCATTGCGGAAGATGATAAAACCTTACCCAAGTATGAAGAAGGTATTTCCTGCCCGCACTGTTTTGATAGTTTGACCAAGGAAAAAAGGGTGCGACAGCAGGAAAAATGGAAACAGTACAGGTTAAATAAGTTAACAGTTAACAGTAAAGAGACTGACCACTGA
- a CDS encoding lysophospholipid acyltransferase family protein — protein MPKLIHSTQPPLKFISPRFNPLVLKTVSWFLPLILWVRTRPWLPAGIVKIEAKNAEILAKLYQEFQAGKIRFLIAFRHPEVEDPLSMLYLLSRIVPKVARDKGIPLEYPVHSHFMYERGMTLWAGNWLGWLFSYVGGVPVRRGRRVDRNAIQMARDLFANAKMPIAIAPEGGINGHSGIVSPLEPGVAQLGFWCVEDLQKANREETVVIIPIGIKYSYVNPPWSKIDWLLSKLEADSGLPVAEINPTGKKLEEVLCQRILNLAEYLITEMEEFYRCFYHRDLPAILAKETAKPNDILITRLHRLMDTALQVCEQYFNVQPQGNFIYRCRRLEEAGWNYIYRDKIADINSLPPFKRALADWVAEEADLRMQHMRIAEGFVAVTANYIQDKPTAERFAETALLMFDMLSRIKESTLPGRPRLGLKQAMITVGKPISVSERWQMCQGNKQASRRELSDLTNDLQVELEALVKD, from the coding sequence TTGCCAAAATTAATTCATTCCACCCAACCCCCACTGAAATTTATTTCTCCACGCTTTAACCCTTTGGTACTCAAGACTGTTTCTTGGTTTCTTCCCTTGATTCTCTGGGTGAGAACTAGACCTTGGCTACCAGCAGGTATTGTGAAAATTGAAGCCAAAAATGCCGAAATATTAGCCAAATTATACCAGGAATTTCAAGCAGGGAAAATTCGCTTTTTAATCGCTTTTCGTCACCCAGAAGTCGAAGATCCCCTATCTATGCTATATTTACTTTCCCGCATAGTTCCCAAAGTAGCACGAGACAAAGGCATTCCCCTAGAATACCCCGTACATAGTCATTTTATGTATGAACGAGGGATGACATTATGGGCAGGAAATTGGTTAGGATGGTTATTCTCTTATGTTGGTGGTGTACCTGTACGTCGGGGAAGACGAGTAGACAGAAACGCTATTCAAATGGCACGGGATTTATTTGCAAATGCTAAAATGCCGATTGCGATCGCACCAGAAGGAGGTATAAATGGTCATAGTGGTATTGTCAGTCCTTTAGAACCAGGTGTAGCACAGTTGGGTTTTTGGTGTGTGGAAGATTTACAAAAGGCCAACCGTGAAGAAACTGTTGTTATTATCCCCATTGGCATTAAATATAGTTACGTTAACCCACCTTGGTCAAAAATAGATTGGTTGTTATCTAAATTAGAAGCTGATAGCGGTTTACCCGTTGCGGAAATTAATCCAACAGGGAAGAAACTGGAAGAAGTATTATGTCAGCGGATTTTAAATCTTGCTGAATATCTCATCACAGAAATGGAAGAATTTTACCGTTGTTTTTATCATCGAGATTTACCAGCAATTCTTGCTAAGGAAACAGCTAAACCTAATGATATTTTAATTACGAGATTACACCGTTTAATGGATACAGCGTTACAAGTTTGTGAACAATATTTCAATGTACAGCCGCAAGGTAATTTTATTTATAGATGTCGGCGCTTAGAAGAAGCTGGATGGAATTATATTTATCGTGATAAAATAGCTGATATTAATAGTTTACCACCCTTCAAACGTGCTCTTGCTGACTGGGTAGCAGAAGAAGCAGATTTGCGAATGCAGCACATGAGAATAGCGGAAGGTTTTGTGGCGGTTACTGCTAATTATATTCAGGATAAACCCACAGCGGAACGATTTGCAGAAACGGCGTTATTAATGTTTGATATGTTGTCTAGAATTAAAGAGTCTACTTTACCAGGAAGGCCGCGTTTAGGTTTAAAACAGGCGATGATTACCGTAGGTAAACCAATTTCTGTGAGTGAAAGATGGCAGATGTGTCAAGGTAATAAACAGGCTTCTAGAAGGGAGTTGAGTGATTTAACAAATGATTTGCAGGTGGAGTTGGAGGCGTTGGTTAAAGATTAG
- a CDS encoding type II toxin-antitoxin system VapC family toxin: MKLLLDTHIFLCFISGEQGLPIHLQNSIRDLNNDVYLSYISVWQVTVKYQSGKLSLPAYSEIYLPKQRQQHLIRSLNLEEESVGQLLNLPLLHRCPFDLILICQALQHNLSIVNLYPAIRAYSINVL; encoded by the coding sequence ATGAAACTATTGTTGGACACCCATATTTTTCTATGCTTCATTAGTGGTGAGCAAGGATTACCAATTCATTTGCAGAATAGCATTCGTGATTTAAACAACGACGTATATTTAAGCTATATCTCTGTGTGGCAAGTTACTGTTAAGTATCAATCAGGCAAATTATCTTTGCCAGCGTATTCTGAAATTTATCTTCCCAAACAGCGACAGCAACACCTTATACGCAGCCTCAACTTAGAGGAAGAAAGTGTTGGTCAACTCTTGAACTTGCCATTATTGCATCGTTGCCCTTTTGATCTAATTTTGATTTGTCAAGCTTTACAGCATAATTTGAGTATAGTAAATTTATATCCTGCTATTCGTGCCTATTCTATCAACGTCTTATAG
- a CDS encoding type II toxin-antitoxin system Phd/YefM family antitoxin, with product MLTLTIDEIQKNLTSYLHQVGARENIILIQEGQPIAEIKPVSSTAQQLRPYGLCPGEFTVADDFDTP from the coding sequence ATGCTAACCCTAACAATTGATGAAATACAAAAAAATCTAACTAGCTATCTTCACCAAGTAGGAGCACGAGAGAATATTATTCTCATACAAGAAGGTCAGCCCATTGCAGAAATTAAACCAGTTTCATCTACTGCTCAACAACTGAGACCCTATGGTTTATGTCCTGGAGAATTTACTGTTGCAGATGATTTTGATACTCCTTGA
- the cobG gene encoding precorrin-3B synthase gives MLSAFYACPGLFYTTPAQDGMLSRIRIPGGILTSEQCGMIANIADNYGGGYIDVTNRANLQIREIKAAINIEVLQSLQELALGSVNTAVDHIRNIMTSPTAGIDTQELTDTRPLVKAWDNYITAHSHFSGLSAKFSVCFDGGGKVAVKNCLNDITLAAELLDGDGKTHHVYFRLHLSCGEKGKPPQDTGILLKPKECIPVLAALADVYLQHTDAKLRRKPRLREVINELGVEQYLQEVEQHFKVNNSVCDDKLFFSHSLFTAQEPKRENFLYHLGIYPQRQTGLFYIGVVLPLGRLESLQMRGLANLATKYGSCNLRLTPWQNVLITDIPQHKIAEVTQEITSLGLNISSTHINSALVACSGKRGCAASATETKDHALALAAYLENHLTLDSPINIHFSGCVKSCAQHDQADITLIGVSSEAEDKSLEGYQVYVSDGTLRKFGYQLYEYVTFTELPKLISRMLQIYQYQRLSLDESFREFVYRYGTSQLLQIFS, from the coding sequence TTGCTGTCTGCATTTTACGCCTGTCCAGGATTATTTTACACCACACCAGCTCAAGATGGGATGTTGTCTCGCATCAGAATTCCCGGTGGAATCCTTACTAGTGAACAGTGTGGGATGATTGCCAACATAGCTGATAATTATGGTGGTGGCTATATTGATGTAACAAATCGCGCCAATCTGCAAATACGCGAAATAAAAGCTGCGATAAATATTGAAGTTCTCCAAAGTTTACAGGAGTTAGCTTTAGGTTCTGTTAATACCGCTGTAGATCATATCCGCAACATTATGACTAGTCCCACTGCGGGTATTGATACGCAAGAGTTAACTGATACTCGTCCCCTGGTTAAAGCTTGGGATAACTATATTACAGCACATTCGCATTTTTCAGGACTATCTGCTAAATTTAGCGTTTGTTTTGATGGTGGTGGAAAAGTTGCGGTTAAGAATTGTCTGAATGATATCACTTTAGCAGCCGAATTACTCGATGGAGATGGAAAAACTCATCATGTTTATTTTCGATTGCATCTCAGTTGTGGTGAAAAAGGAAAACCACCCCAAGACACAGGAATTTTGTTAAAGCCAAAGGAATGTATTCCTGTTTTAGCGGCTTTAGCTGATGTCTACTTACAACATACAGATGCAAAATTACGCCGTAAACCCCGGTTACGGGAAGTTATCAATGAGTTGGGTGTAGAACAATATCTACAGGAAGTTGAACAACATTTCAAGGTGAATAATTCCGTCTGTGATGATAAATTATTTTTCTCCCACTCCTTGTTTACTGCACAAGAACCTAAAAGGGAAAATTTCTTATACCATCTTGGTATTTATCCTCAACGCCAGACGGGTTTATTCTATATAGGTGTAGTTTTACCTCTAGGACGTTTAGAAAGTTTGCAAATGAGGGGTTTAGCTAATTTAGCGACAAAATATGGTAGTTGTAATTTGAGGTTAACACCTTGGCAAAATGTACTAATTACTGATATTCCTCAGCATAAAATTGCTGAAGTCACACAAGAGATTACCAGCTTAGGGTTAAATATCTCATCAACTCATATCAATAGTGCATTAGTGGCCTGTTCTGGTAAACGGGGTTGTGCTGCTTCCGCAACGGAAACTAAAGACCATGCTTTAGCACTAGCCGCATATCTCGAAAACCACCTCACCCTAGATTCTCCAATTAATATTCACTTCAGCGGTTGTGTGAAATCTTGCGCTCAACACGACCAAGCTGATATTACTTTAATTGGTGTCAGTTCTGAAGCAGAAGATAAATCTTTGGAAGGGTATCAAGTGTACGTCAGTGATGGTACTTTACGAAAATTTGGTTATCAATTATATGAATATGTGACCTTTACTGAATTACCAAAACTGATTTCCAGAATGTTGCAAATTTATCAATATCAACGATTAAGCCTTGATGAGTCATTTAGAGAATTTGTCTACCGTTATGGTACATCTCAATTGTTGCAAATATTTAGTTAA
- a CDS encoding precorrin-8X methylmutase: protein MSNYIRDPNQIYRNSFAIIRAETNLDALSDDVAKVAVRLIHACGMTDILSDLEYSQTAVQSGREALAAGAPILCDCHMVAEGVTRKRLPANNRVICTINDPEVPTISKRLSNTRSAAALELWRFHLDGAIIAIGNAPTALFRLLEILDEGVPRPSLILGFPVGFVGAAESKAALAANSRNVPFLTLHGRRGGSAIAAAAINALATEEEI, encoded by the coding sequence ATGTCTAACTATATACGCGATCCTAACCAAATATACCGTAACTCTTTCGCCATTATCCGGGCAGAAACTAACCTAGATGCTCTATCAGATGATGTAGCTAAAGTAGCGGTACGTCTAATCCATGCCTGTGGAATGACGGATATTCTTTCTGACTTAGAATATTCACAAACGGCTGTGCAGTCGGGTAGAGAAGCCTTAGCCGCTGGCGCACCGATTTTATGTGATTGTCACATGGTGGCTGAAGGGGTGACTAGAAAAAGATTACCTGCCAATAACCGAGTTATCTGCACAATCAATGATCCAGAAGTGCCAACAATATCGAAACGCTTGTCAAATACAAGGTCAGCAGCAGCTTTAGAATTATGGCGTTTTCATTTAGATGGTGCAATTATCGCGATAGGTAATGCACCTACAGCCTTATTCCGGTTATTAGAAATTCTTGATGAGGGAGTGCCACGTCCCTCATTAATATTGGGCTTTCCTGTGGGGTTTGTGGGTGCAGCAGAATCAAAAGCCGCCTTGGCTGCAAATAGCCGCAATGTACCATTTTTAACTTTACATGGACGACGGGGCGGGAGTGCGATCGCAGCTGCTGCCATTAATGCCCTAGCAACAGAGGAAGAAATATGA
- a CDS encoding precorrin-2 C(20)-methyltransferase, translated as MNSKGRLYGIGVGPGDPELLTLKALRLLRTAPVIAYQSAIDKDSIARKIASQYLPENQVEVLFHLPRALEPEKAKSIYDQEVQPIAEHLAAGRDVVVLCEGDPFFYGSFMYIFTRLSDEYQTEVVPGVSSLMACPVSLGVPFTYYNDILTVLPATLPTEMLTSHLLATDAAAIMKLGRNFAKVRDILHQLGLASRAKYIERATMTQQRIVPLDEVNPDDVPYFSMIVIPTKQKL; from the coding sequence ATGAACTCAAAAGGTCGTTTATATGGTATTGGTGTAGGCCCCGGAGATCCAGAACTATTGACACTAAAAGCACTGCGATTATTACGAACTGCCCCTGTCATTGCCTATCAATCAGCAATAGATAAGGACAGTATCGCTAGGAAAATAGCGTCACAATACTTACCAGAAAATCAGGTTGAAGTTTTATTTCATCTGCCCCGTGCCTTAGAACCAGAAAAAGCCAAATCCATTTACGACCAAGAAGTTCAACCCATCGCCGAACATTTGGCAGCAGGTCGAGATGTGGTAGTTCTGTGTGAAGGAGACCCGTTTTTTTACGGTTCTTTTATGTACATTTTTACTCGTTTATCAGACGAATATCAAACGGAAGTTGTTCCAGGTGTTTCTTCACTCATGGCCTGTCCAGTATCATTAGGTGTACCCTTTACCTACTACAACGATATTCTCACAGTTTTACCAGCCACCTTGCCCACAGAAATGCTAACCTCACATTTATTAGCTACAGATGCAGCAGCAATTATGAAACTGGGTCGCAATTTCGCAAAAGTTCGGGATATCCTACATCAATTAGGATTAGCATCACGGGCTAAATATATTGAAAGGGCGACAATGACACAACAAAGAATTGTGCCTCTAGATGAAGTGAACCCAGATGATGTTCCTTATTTCTCTATGATTGTCATACCAACGAAGCAGAAATTGTGA
- the cobJ gene encoding precorrin-3B C(17)-methyltransferase gives MKTRVAPAILILSQNSLIVGRKITSIFPGAKLYGLASRTSDVDVSFQNFGDTVRELFPAGTPLIGICAAGILIRTLAPLITDKGQEPPVLAVAEDGSAVVPLLGGLSGVNDLARQIAEALNVKAAITTTGDLRFHTALLSPPAGYHLANPEDGKKFIADLLAGAKVKLEGKAPWLIESKLPIDPNGELTIQITENLGTPQPNCLVYYPQKIPADISPQNILSSETIDQPRGKLAIIGTGPGALKWMSPEVKEILHAASDLVGYKTYINLIGALADGKNRHESDNREEEARAKFALDLAAQGKYVVVVSSGDPGIYAMATAVFEVLDRYNKPEWQNIDIQVAPGISAMQATAAAIGAPLGHDFCAISLSDILKPWEIITQRIAAAAQGDFVIAFYNPVSKERTWQVSEAKSILLRYRKPDTPVILGRNIGRPRQVIKVITLEQLEPNDADMRTLIIVGSSQTRQVQTSDSNLWVYTPRRYQM, from the coding sequence ATGAAAACAAGGGTTGCACCTGCCATACTCATACTGAGTCAGAATAGTTTAATTGTAGGTCGTAAGATCACCAGCATATTTCCAGGTGCGAAATTGTATGGTTTAGCAAGTCGCACCTCAGATGTTGATGTGAGTTTCCAGAACTTTGGGGACACTGTGCGGGAACTGTTCCCTGCTGGAACGCCTTTAATTGGCATTTGTGCAGCCGGAATTCTTATTAGAACTCTAGCACCCCTAATTACAGATAAAGGACAAGAACCTCCAGTATTAGCCGTAGCTGAAGATGGGAGTGCGGTAGTACCCCTATTGGGTGGACTGAGTGGAGTAAATGATTTAGCGCGTCAAATTGCAGAAGCATTAAATGTGAAAGCCGCAATTACAACCACAGGAGATTTGCGTTTTCACACAGCTTTATTATCTCCTCCCGCTGGCTATCATTTAGCTAACCCAGAAGATGGGAAAAAATTCATTGCTGATTTATTAGCAGGGGCAAAAGTTAAATTAGAAGGAAAAGCCCCTTGGTTGATTGAAAGTAAATTACCAATAGACCCAAATGGAGAGTTGACTATTCAGATTACTGAAAATTTGGGGACTCCTCAACCGAACTGTTTAGTTTATTACCCTCAAAAAATACCAGCAGACATTTCTCCCCAAAATATCCTCTCCTCAGAAACCATTGACCAACCACGAGGAAAATTAGCCATCATTGGGACTGGTCCAGGTGCATTAAAGTGGATGTCTCCCGAAGTCAAAGAAATTCTCCATGCTGCTAGTGATTTAGTCGGTTATAAAACCTATATCAATTTAATTGGTGCTTTAGCAGATGGCAAAAATCGCCATGAGTCTGATAATCGAGAAGAAGAAGCAAGAGCAAAATTTGCCCTAGACTTAGCAGCCCAAGGAAAATACGTGGTAGTAGTTTCTTCTGGAGACCCAGGTATCTATGCAATGGCTACCGCAGTTTTTGAGGTTTTAGACCGCTACAACAAACCAGAATGGCAAAATATTGATATTCAAGTTGCCCCTGGAATCTCCGCCATGCAAGCCACCGCAGCAGCCATTGGGGCACCATTAGGGCATGATTTCTGTGCGATTTCTCTATCTGACATTTTAAAACCTTGGGAAATTATCACTCAACGTATTGCAGCAGCAGCCCAAGGCGATTTTGTTATTGCTTTTTATAATCCTGTTTCTAAAGAACGTACTTGGCAAGTATCAGAAGCTAAAAGTATCTTACTTCGGTACAGAAAACCAGATACTCCAGTAATATTAGGGCGAAATATTGGTAGACCTCGACAAGTGATTAAAGTAATTACTCTTGAACAGTTAGAACCAAATGATGCTGATATGCGAACCTTGATTATTGTTGGTTCTTCCCAAACTCGGCAAGTGCAAACCAGTGATAGTAATCTTTGGGTTTATACGCCGCGTCGTTACCAAATGTGA
- a CDS encoding transposase family protein, with the protein MPTFDVLGLHFGISKTEAKDTFHYWLEILRNVLPTSLLEQVEKHDSDYAIATQNKRQETKSFPPRVFLLNRSLDL; encoded by the coding sequence ATGCCAACATTTGATGTTTTAGGTTTGCATTTCGGTATATCGAAAACGGAAGCAAAGGACACATTTCATTACTGGCTAGAGATATTACGAAATGTTTTGCCTACTAGTCTCCTTGAACAAGTAGAAAAACATGATAGCGATTATGCCATAGCGACTCAGAACAAAAGGCAGGAAACAAAGAGTTTTCCACCAAGGGTATTTTTGTTGAACAGGTCATTAGACTTGTAA
- a CDS encoding pentapeptide repeat-containing protein, giving the protein MDTISFLNEYKSGQRNFQGVTLHQAKLTKAELTGVNLSEADLSGADLSEANLSKCNLARANLTNADLSQANLHSANLSEVNLIGADLMKANLLDANLSRADLRGANLMWANLLGANLSEAEMSGAVLSGANLRAANLIGSNINESEFNDTELAEAIITELEMTGEILHMGLSHQWITWAGSY; this is encoded by the coding sequence ATGGATACTATCAGCTTTCTGAATGAATATAAATCAGGACAGCGAAATTTTCAGGGCGTAACTTTGCATCAAGCAAAGCTAACCAAAGCAGAATTAACTGGTGTAAATTTATCTGAAGCTGACCTTAGTGGTGCTGACCTAAGCGAAGCTAACTTGAGTAAATGTAACCTAGCCAGAGCCAATTTAACCAATGCTGACCTCAGTCAAGCCAATTTACACAGTGCAAACTTAAGTGAAGTAAATTTGATTGGTGCGGACTTAATGAAAGCCAACCTCCTCGATGCTAACCTCAGTCGTGCAGATTTGCGTGGTGCAAATTTAATGTGGGCAAATTTACTGGGTGCAAACCTCAGCGAAGCAGAAATGAGTGGTGCTGTTTTAAGTGGTGCTAATCTCCGCGCAGCCAATTTAATTGGTAGCAATATCAATGAATCAGAATTCAATGATACAGAATTAGCAGAAGCAATCATTACTGAACTAGAGATGACTGGTGAAATTTTGCATATGGGTTTATCCCATCAATGGATAACTTGGGCTGGAAGTTATTGA
- a CDS encoding SGNH/GDSL hydrolase family protein — MKVVLMVILAVLVGLFVAIEIGLRSLFGFGNPLIYIGDEKIGYLLAPNQQTYRFGSRIEINEFSMRSGKISKIPAPGTFRVLLLGDSIANGGWWTDQKNTISHLLMNSLTQSSNYQQIEVLNASANSWSPRNELAYLQKFGTFQSQNIVLLINTDDLFGTAPTSLPVGRDKNYPDRKPPLAIVEVLQRYTFKQKAIPELEALYPEGGDHGSIILEAIGNIQTLTQANNSQLIVAMTPLLRELNAKEKRHYEIVARQRLWDFVTENKINYIDFLPIFQANTNPKSLYHDHIHLNLQGNQFVVDVIEKSLLESLGENSTTH; from the coding sequence GTGAAAGTAGTGCTGATGGTAATTTTGGCGGTACTGGTGGGGCTGTTTGTAGCAATAGAAATAGGATTGCGCTCGCTATTTGGTTTTGGTAATCCTCTGATTTACATTGGTGATGAAAAAATTGGTTATTTATTAGCACCAAATCAGCAAACTTACCGTTTTGGGAGTCGGATTGAAATTAATGAATTTTCCATGCGGAGTGGAAAAATATCCAAAATACCTGCACCCGGAACATTCAGAGTTTTACTATTAGGTGATTCTATCGCTAACGGTGGTTGGTGGACTGATCAAAAAAATACAATTTCTCATTTGCTGATGAATTCTTTAACTCAGAGTAGTAATTATCAGCAAATTGAAGTTTTAAATGCTTCTGCTAACTCTTGGAGTCCCCGCAATGAATTGGCATATTTACAAAAATTTGGTACTTTTCAATCTCAAAACATAGTATTATTAATTAATACAGACGATTTATTTGGAACTGCACCGACTTCTTTACCAGTAGGAAGAGATAAGAATTATCCAGATCGTAAACCACCACTGGCAATTGTGGAAGTATTACAGCGTTACACCTTTAAACAAAAGGCAATTCCCGAACTAGAAGCTTTGTATCCAGAAGGAGGCGATCACGGGAGTATAATCCTTGAAGCAATTGGTAATATTCAAACCTTAACTCAAGCCAATAATAGTCAACTAATTGTAGCTATGACTCCCTTACTACGGGAATTAAACGCCAAGGAAAAAAGACATTATGAAATTGTCGCTCGTCAGCGTCTGTGGGATTTTGTGACAGAGAATAAAATAAACTACATAGATTTTTTACCTATATTTCAAGCCAATACTAATCCAAAAAGCTTGTATCATGACCACATTCATCTTAATTTACAAGGTAATCAGTTTGTGGTTGATGTAATTGAGAAATCACTGTTAGAAAGCTTGGGGGAAAATAGCACAACACATTAA